One window from the genome of Blastopirellula retiformator encodes:
- a CDS encoding ATP-binding cassette domain-containing protein has translation MSLSLSCSFRYPPGFSLEAEFATDAHVTALCGASGSGKTTVLMLIAGLLRPRTGGIQFGDQMWAATAKRKFVPAHERRVGVMFQEPRLFPHYNVQQNLDYGFRRRSGDAAQRTKAIETLEIGELLNRSVESLSGGQKQRVALARALVSSPQLLLLDEPLTSVEPALQERIADYVKRVAEQFAMPILLVSHSPDLVEQMAERTFWVKEGFVRA, from the coding sequence ATGTCCCTCTCGCTAAGTTGCAGTTTTCGCTATCCGCCAGGTTTCTCGCTGGAGGCCGAGTTCGCAACCGATGCGCACGTAACGGCGCTCTGCGGCGCGTCGGGAAGCGGCAAGACGACAGTGTTGATGCTGATCGCAGGGCTATTGCGTCCGCGGACCGGCGGCATTCAATTTGGCGACCAGATGTGGGCGGCAACCGCCAAGCGAAAATTCGTACCGGCGCATGAGCGACGGGTTGGCGTGATGTTTCAAGAGCCGCGGCTCTTTCCGCACTACAACGTCCAGCAGAACCTCGACTATGGTTTCCGCCGCCGCAGCGGCGATGCGGCGCAAAGGACGAAAGCGATCGAGACCCTCGAAATCGGCGAGCTGCTGAATCGATCCGTGGAGAGTCTCAGCGGCGGTCAAAAGCAACGCGTGGCGCTCGCCCGGGCGCTCGTTAGTTCGCCGCAACTGCTGCTGTTGGATGAGCCGCTCACCTCCGTCGAGCCTGCGCTGCAAGAGCGGATTGCCGACTACGTGAAGCGAGTCGCCGAACAGTTCGCCATGCCGATCTTGCTCGTTAGTCATTCGCCCGACTTGGTCGAGCAGATGGCGGAGCGCACCTTCTGGGTCAAGGAAGGGTTCGTAAGAGCTTAG
- a CDS encoding XylR family transcriptional regulator — protein MSDSLLGVPARRSIALLVQTATSWSRDVLRGVADYARQQGGWDCFIEPHGFWDELQLPPNWRGHGVIGRITHPGMVRALARRRLPCVNVSWSRQHSTRFPNVVSDWRACGQMAVRHFLDRGFRTIAYVGAAPHMGYGPQLEEAIRTTAKEGGAEIYSFQHSPKQSMIREHGIRADIVDLQRWLLELPKPVGVIIWSAMIGRSVMTICANAAIEVPDDVAILCVEHDDLMSALAPVELSSLDQAGHTVGFKAAELLDRLIQGEPAPKKPIEIPPRGVVARRSSDATGFEDEVVTEAIRYLRDHANQPIQIHDVEKTLQVSRRVLENRFEKFVGRSPADVLRRIRVERAAVLLRDTELSIPDIARNCGFNHPESFIRCFKRMMGDVPSHYRRVNRAGGASG, from the coding sequence ATGTCAGACTCATTGTTGGGCGTACCAGCCCGTCGCTCGATCGCTTTGTTGGTGCAAACGGCGACCTCTTGGAGTCGCGACGTGTTGCGGGGCGTCGCCGACTATGCGCGGCAGCAAGGCGGCTGGGACTGCTTTATCGAACCGCACGGCTTTTGGGACGAATTGCAGCTGCCGCCCAATTGGCGAGGGCATGGAGTGATCGGTCGGATTACTCATCCAGGCATGGTTCGCGCGCTCGCCCGACGCAGGCTTCCTTGCGTGAACGTCTCGTGGTCGCGACAACATTCGACTCGTTTCCCCAACGTCGTCTCCGACTGGCGGGCCTGCGGCCAGATGGCGGTCCGTCACTTCCTGGACCGTGGGTTTCGCACCATCGCCTATGTCGGCGCCGCTCCCCACATGGGTTACGGACCGCAACTCGAGGAAGCGATTCGGACGACGGCGAAGGAGGGGGGCGCGGAGATTTACAGCTTTCAGCACAGTCCCAAGCAATCGATGATCCGGGAACATGGCATCCGCGCCGATATCGTGGACCTACAACGATGGCTGCTGGAACTGCCGAAACCGGTCGGCGTCATTATTTGGAGCGCCATGATCGGGCGGAGCGTGATGACCATCTGCGCCAATGCGGCGATCGAAGTCCCCGACGATGTCGCCATCCTCTGCGTCGAGCATGACGATCTGATGTCCGCCCTGGCGCCGGTCGAGCTGTCGAGCCTTGACCAGGCCGGCCACACCGTCGGTTTCAAAGCGGCGGAACTGCTCGACCGTTTGATCCAAGGAGAACCGGCCCCAAAAAAGCCGATCGAAATTCCGCCACGCGGCGTCGTCGCGCGACGATCGTCCGATGCGACCGGCTTTGAAGACGAGGTCGTTACCGAGGCGATCCGCTATCTCCGCGATCACGCCAACCAGCCGATTCAGATCCACGATGTCGAAAAAACGCTTCAGGTTTCTCGTCGCGTGCTGGAGAATCGCTTTGAAAAATTCGTCGGGCGATCTCCCGCAGACGTACTTCGCCGCATCCGCGTCGAGCGCGCCGCCGTCCTCTTGCGCGACACGGAGTTGTCGATTCCCGATATCGCCCGGAATTGCGGCTTCAATCATCCCGAGTCGTTCATCCGCTGTTTCAAGCGGATGATGGGGGACGTGCCAAGTCATTATCGCCGCGTCAATCGCGCCGGCGGCGCAAGCGGCTAA
- the phnX gene encoding phosphonoacetaldehyde hydrolase, with translation MVFDWAGTVIDFGCCAPASVFRRVFQQKGLEITARQAREPMGLAKRAHIAAVIAMPEVNQAWIDRFGEVPTDADVDALYSEFLPLQKEVLSDHCDLIPGVVELVETLRRREIAIGGTTGYTRELMSVVTPAAARQGYSPDAAICSDEVREGRPAPWMIFELAQRTDVYPMACVAKVDDTPVGIAAGHAAGAWTVAVTDSGNEMGLTLVEYESLSDAEKKERRTAIEGRFQQVKPHFFIRSVADLPDVLTKIDEKLAAGERP, from the coding sequence GTGGTTTTCGATTGGGCCGGTACGGTTATCGACTTTGGTTGCTGTGCGCCGGCGAGCGTATTTCGCCGCGTGTTTCAGCAGAAGGGATTGGAGATCACGGCGCGGCAAGCCCGCGAGCCGATGGGCCTGGCGAAGCGGGCGCACATCGCCGCGGTGATCGCGATGCCAGAGGTGAATCAGGCTTGGATCGATCGGTTCGGGGAAGTGCCAACCGACGCCGACGTCGATGCGCTATACAGCGAGTTCCTGCCGCTGCAAAAGGAGGTCTTGTCCGATCACTGCGATCTGATTCCCGGCGTCGTCGAATTGGTCGAGACGTTGCGTCGCCGCGAGATCGCCATCGGCGGCACGACCGGTTATACCCGCGAACTGATGAGCGTCGTCACGCCGGCGGCTGCCCGGCAAGGCTATTCGCCCGACGCCGCGATCTGTTCGGACGAGGTTCGCGAAGGCCGCCCCGCCCCGTGGATGATTTTTGAACTCGCGCAGCGGACCGATGTCTATCCTATGGCGTGCGTGGCGAAAGTGGACGATACGCCGGTTGGCATCGCGGCCGGTCACGCCGCCGGGGCGTGGACCGTGGCGGTGACCGACTCCGGCAATGAAATGGGCCTGACGCTGGTAGAGTACGAATCGCTCTCGGACGCCGAAAAGAAGGAGCGTCGCACGGCGATCGAAGGCCGCTTTCAGCAGGTTAAGCCGCACTTCTTCATCCGCAGCGTGGCCGACCTTCCGGACGTGCTGACCAAGATCGACGAGAAATTGGCCGCTGGAGAGCGTCCCTAG
- a CDS encoding TIGR03364 family FAD-dependent oxidoreductase: MNAELSRQNGGGEQYDLAIVGAGILGLAHAWRAAERGLRVLVLERRSFGSGASIRNFGMIWPVGQTQAGLWSTAMQSRGLWLELAQKAGIPIHECGSLHLAFRDDEWAVLEEFQAKQGEAFGTALISPGQVHKKTPAANDDGLIGALWSGSEVRVNPRVAVAAVPSFLIDGFDVKFEFSTTVIRVGDGQLEAADGRRWRAKHTIVCSGADFANLFPQTHRQAGLYNCKLQMLRTAQQTKFQIGPHLAGGLTLRHYEAFRSCEALPALCDRVAKETPELDQYGIHVMASQTDEGEVVLGDSHHYGDEIEPFDLAEVESLMLRELHKIIRLPDWTIQQRWHGYYAKSDKKPIVMEQPQPGVTIVNGVGGAGMTLSMGVGEEVINRLLGDKTLGAKLGEMASVG, encoded by the coding sequence GTGAACGCAGAACTCTCAAGACAGAACGGAGGCGGCGAGCAATACGACTTGGCGATTGTGGGGGCGGGCATCCTCGGGCTGGCGCATGCCTGGCGCGCAGCCGAGCGAGGACTGAGGGTGCTGGTGCTCGAACGTCGTTCGTTTGGCAGCGGGGCGTCAATCCGTAATTTTGGAATGATTTGGCCGGTTGGTCAGACGCAAGCGGGGCTCTGGTCGACCGCGATGCAAAGTCGCGGCTTGTGGCTCGAACTGGCGCAGAAGGCCGGCATTCCGATCCATGAATGCGGCTCGTTGCACCTGGCGTTTCGCGATGACGAATGGGCCGTGCTGGAGGAGTTTCAAGCGAAGCAGGGAGAAGCCTTTGGAACCGCCTTGATCTCGCCCGGTCAGGTCCATAAAAAAACGCCAGCCGCCAACGACGATGGCTTGATTGGCGCACTGTGGAGCGGTTCGGAAGTGCGCGTCAATCCACGCGTTGCCGTCGCGGCGGTCCCCAGTTTTCTGATTGACGGTTTCGATGTGAAGTTCGAATTTTCGACGACCGTAATTCGCGTCGGCGATGGCCAGTTGGAAGCGGCCGACGGTCGTCGCTGGCGGGCCAAGCACACGATTGTTTGCAGCGGCGCCGACTTCGCCAATCTCTTTCCGCAAACGCATCGACAGGCGGGGCTCTACAACTGCAAGTTGCAGATGTTGCGAACGGCCCAGCAAACCAAGTTTCAAATCGGTCCCCATTTGGCGGGCGGCCTAACGCTACGGCACTACGAAGCGTTCCGTAGTTGCGAAGCTTTGCCGGCCCTGTGCGATCGGGTCGCGAAAGAAACGCCGGAACTGGACCAATACGGCATTCATGTGATGGCTTCGCAAACGGACGAAGGCGAAGTCGTGCTCGGAGACTCGCATCACTATGGCGACGAGATTGAGCCATTTGATCTGGCCGAAGTCGAATCGCTAATGTTACGCGAACTGCACAAGATCATCCGGCTGCCCGATTGGACGATCCAGCAGCGGTGGCATGGGTACTATGCGAAGAGCGACAAAAAGCCGATTGTTATGGAACAGCCGCAGCCAGGCGTGACGATCGTCAACGGCGTTGGCGGAGCGGGCATGACGTTGTCGATGGGAGTCGGCGAGGAAGTGATCAATCGATTGCTGGGCGACAAAACGCTTGGCGCCAAGCTAGGAGAGATGGCCAGTGTCGGGTAA
- a CDS encoding MBL fold metallo-hydrolase has protein sequence MQIGDWRVDLVSGGRFLHDGGILYGVVPKAIWEKMTPADPQNRVPLGMHCVVARNQTHTVLIDAGHGDKLSPLDRKSYSLEPGWPLLTDLARLGIAPEDVDVVILSHLHWDHAGGATSRIDGQMKSTFPKATYYVQRQEWTDATSGALEVSGGYQDDDYLPLASEGRLMLVDGSHEIIPGVRTILTGGHTLGHQAVEITSNGQGLVFLGDVAPTVAHIRRMWCTSYDLDLPQSRRVKLELFGHAADRGYWVVWNHDCYNPISRIERHPRREFAAVELQ, from the coding sequence ATGCAGATTGGCGATTGGCGAGTTGATTTGGTCTCTGGCGGCAGGTTTCTGCATGACGGCGGAATCTTGTATGGCGTCGTGCCAAAAGCGATCTGGGAAAAGATGACGCCTGCCGATCCGCAAAACAGAGTCCCGCTTGGGATGCACTGCGTCGTGGCGCGAAATCAAACGCATACCGTGTTGATCGACGCTGGGCATGGCGACAAGCTTTCGCCGCTCGACCGCAAATCGTATAGCCTGGAACCGGGATGGCCGCTGCTGACCGACCTGGCCCGGCTCGGAATTGCGCCGGAGGATGTCGACGTCGTCATTCTGAGCCATTTGCACTGGGATCACGCGGGGGGAGCGACGTCGCGGATCGATGGTCAGATGAAGTCGACCTTCCCAAAGGCGACCTATTACGTGCAGCGGCAGGAATGGACCGATGCGACGTCGGGGGCGCTCGAGGTCTCTGGCGGCTACCAAGATGACGACTATTTGCCCTTGGCCAGCGAAGGCCGATTGATGCTAGTCGACGGCTCGCATGAGATCATCCCTGGAGTGCGGACGATTCTAACCGGCGGACATACGCTCGGTCACCAGGCGGTTGAGATTACGTCCAATGGACAAGGGCTAGTCTTTTTGGGGGATGTTGCTCCGACGGTTGCGCACATTCGCCGGATGTGGTGCACTTCGTATGATCTCGACCTTCCCCAGTCTCGGCGGGTGAAGTTGGAACTGTTTGGCCATGCGGCTGACCGCGGATATTGGGTTGTCTGGAATCATGATTGTTACAACCCGATCAGTCGGATCGAGCGACATCCCAGACGCGAATTTGCGGCGGTAGAACTTCAGTAG
- a CDS encoding DUF5690 family protein: MNSTDTAENSSALHWRGSLAAAAIAFAAYFCMYAFRKPLTANDYEGIFFLGGALKLKSALVISQVLGYALSKFVGVKFCSEVTRERRAFWLVGLILWAELALVAFGAVPGDWKVAAIFFNGLPLGMIWGLVVRYLEGRKSSDFLLAALCCSFIISTGIVKDAGKAWLRVGVDPFWMPAITGASFFIPFLFAVWLLERLPEPSLGDREQRTERKSMRRDERTLFLRNFWIGLVPLFVFYAVLAAFRDFRDNFSKELLDELGYSEVPGIFTAVEAPTAFIVTGLLAALILIKNHRTSLWAIFGTMIAGALVVGLTTVGYLFGQLDGLSWMIMIGLGGYLAYVPYNAVLFERLLACTRSVGTAVFGIYIADSFGYVGSILVLLYKDVLAPKTTQIDFFVNFSWVLAAVGVVSLVTSGYFFLRLPSSAGSSAVVDSGPDETSAVDDAQATQVV, encoded by the coding sequence ATGAATTCAACCGATACCGCCGAAAATTCGAGCGCCCTGCATTGGCGCGGCAGTTTGGCGGCGGCCGCGATCGCGTTTGCCGCCTATTTCTGCATGTACGCGTTTCGCAAACCTCTTACGGCGAACGACTACGAAGGCATCTTCTTTTTGGGGGGCGCACTCAAGCTGAAGTCGGCGCTGGTGATCAGCCAGGTATTGGGCTACGCGTTGTCGAAGTTTGTCGGCGTGAAGTTTTGCTCGGAGGTGACGCGCGAGCGCCGGGCCTTTTGGTTGGTTGGGTTGATCCTCTGGGCCGAGTTGGCGCTGGTGGCGTTTGGGGCCGTGCCGGGCGACTGGAAGGTGGCGGCGATTTTCTTCAACGGCCTTCCCCTCGGAATGATCTGGGGGCTCGTCGTCCGCTATCTGGAAGGGCGCAAGTCGTCTGACTTTTTATTGGCGGCGCTCTGTTGCTCGTTTATTATTTCCACCGGCATTGTCAAGGATGCTGGCAAAGCGTGGCTCCGCGTTGGCGTCGATCCGTTCTGGATGCCGGCCATCACGGGAGCTTCGTTCTTCATCCCGTTCCTGTTCGCGGTCTGGCTGCTAGAACGCCTGCCGGAACCGAGTTTGGGAGATCGCGAGCAACGGACCGAGCGGAAGTCGATGCGGCGTGATGAACGGACGCTCTTCTTGCGGAACTTCTGGATCGGCCTGGTCCCGCTCTTCGTCTTCTACGCGGTGCTCGCCGCGTTTCGCGACTTTCGCGACAACTTCAGCAAAGAGCTGTTAGACGAACTTGGCTATAGCGAGGTCCCGGGGATCTTTACGGCCGTCGAAGCGCCGACCGCGTTCATTGTGACTGGGTTATTGGCGGCGTTGATCTTGATCAAGAACCATCGGACTAGCCTGTGGGCGATTTTTGGGACGATGATCGCCGGCGCCCTGGTGGTTGGACTGACGACGGTCGGGTATCTGTTCGGTCAGCTGGATGGACTCAGCTGGATGATCATGATTGGGTTGGGAGGTTACCTGGCCTATGTCCCTTACAACGCCGTGTTGTTCGAGCGTCTGCTGGCCTGCACGCGATCGGTCGGCACCGCGGTCTTCGGCATCTACATCGCCGATTCGTTCGGCTACGTCGGCTCGATCTTGGTGCTGCTCTACAAAGACGTGCTGGCGCCCAAGACGACGCAGATCGATTTCTTCGTCAATTTTTCTTGGGTGTTGGCGGCGGTTGGCGTCGTCTCGCTTGTTACCAGCGGCTATTTCTTTTTGCGCTTGCCCTCCTCCGCGGGGAGCAGCGCAGTCGTTGACTCTGGGCCAGACGAGACGTCGGCGGTCGACGACGCGCAGGCGACGCAAGTCGTTTAA
- a CDS encoding efflux RND transporter permease subunit, whose product MSSSSPRAWQDRYGWLILALCLLATPVLTYGAKGAFDSIKNRVEDWLPETFEETQRLKWFNEQFGTDELLMISWDGCTLDDPRLEQYKAELAKPGSADDAKAPWFGDIVTGKDALQSLTADPLELASDEALARMQGWLIGPDNSQTCLVAIVSKKGEGDRAGAIDYAYRCADQVEGLESENMIIAGPTSDGVAVDAASKDSLDLINAGSFLVCIVIMYIGFRSMRATMIVFLIAIFCEQLSMSIMYFSGQAIDSVLTLVANLTYVLSISSGVHLVNYYRESLADRSPRESVAWALRAALVPCLLSACTTSIGMLSLMVSQIRPVTNFGMYAAASIAAGAVVLLLLAPAALYKFPVDPKSWRDPNHGPRWLHLFWERLSIGVDKARWAIFLGSLVIIGFCLMGVARIETSAQMHDLFWPEARIIRDYDWLENKVGPLVPVEVVLRMPTKIDDEENGLKLDEEFYILDKAQKAIAEVEGIGASMSAATFAPEFPDPKQRGFIAAARRASFRKVLEGRLDEYVEMHYLSMAEQGDHLWRISARVSAADRLDYGDLMARVKQSVDATLAEHPEIEPIYSGSVPLVFKAQTEMLNDLIKSFGLAFVMIALIMIILLRNVLTGFFSMAPNVLPTLIAFGTMGWLGLSVEVGSLLTASAALGIAVDDSLHFISWFNRGIAAGSTRREATRLAYEHCGAAMTQTSLICSFGLLVFGLSSFAPISRFAWMMFSLLLIALLCDLFVLPAILLCFSREKKTNENAAGVAPASPSES is encoded by the coding sequence ATGTCGTCCTCCTCTCCACGCGCCTGGCAAGATCGCTACGGCTGGCTGATCCTCGCTCTCTGTCTTCTGGCGACCCCCGTTTTGACTTACGGCGCCAAGGGAGCGTTCGACAGCATCAAGAATCGCGTCGAGGATTGGCTGCCCGAAACGTTTGAAGAGACCCAGCGGCTGAAGTGGTTCAACGAGCAGTTCGGTACCGACGAGCTGTTGATGATCAGTTGGGACGGCTGCACGCTGGATGATCCTCGGCTTGAACAGTACAAAGCGGAGCTGGCGAAACCGGGCTCAGCGGACGATGCCAAAGCGCCTTGGTTTGGCGACATCGTCACCGGCAAAGACGCGCTGCAGTCGCTGACCGCCGATCCACTCGAACTCGCAAGCGATGAAGCCTTGGCCCGCATGCAAGGCTGGTTGATCGGACCGGACAACTCGCAAACCTGCCTGGTGGCGATCGTGTCGAAAAAGGGAGAAGGGGATCGCGCTGGGGCGATTGACTACGCCTATCGCTGCGCCGATCAGGTCGAAGGCCTGGAGTCTGAGAACATGATCATCGCAGGACCGACCAGCGACGGAGTCGCCGTCGACGCCGCCAGTAAGGACTCGCTTGATCTGATCAATGCCGGCTCGTTTCTCGTCTGCATCGTAATCATGTACATCGGCTTTCGCAGCATGCGGGCGACGATGATCGTCTTCCTGATCGCGATCTTCTGCGAACAGCTCAGCATGTCGATCATGTACTTCAGCGGCCAGGCGATCGACTCGGTTTTGACGTTGGTTGCGAACCTGACGTACGTGCTCAGCATTTCGTCCGGCGTCCACCTGGTGAACTACTATCGCGAGTCGCTCGCTGATCGTTCGCCAAGAGAATCGGTCGCTTGGGCGCTGCGCGCGGCCCTGGTCCCTTGCTTGCTATCAGCCTGCACGACCTCGATCGGCATGCTGTCGTTGATGGTCAGTCAGATTCGGCCGGTCACCAACTTCGGGATGTACGCGGCGGCTTCGATCGCTGCGGGAGCGGTTGTGTTGTTACTGCTGGCCCCGGCGGCGCTTTACAAGTTTCCGGTCGATCCCAAGAGCTGGCGCGATCCGAACCATGGGCCACGCTGGCTGCATCTGTTTTGGGAAAGGTTATCGATCGGCGTCGATAAGGCTCGCTGGGCAATTTTTCTCGGCTCCTTGGTGATAATTGGGTTTTGCTTGATGGGCGTCGCTCGCATCGAAACTTCGGCGCAGATGCATGATCTCTTTTGGCCCGAAGCCCGGATCATCCGCGACTATGATTGGCTCGAAAACAAAGTCGGTCCGCTCGTGCCGGTCGAGGTCGTCCTGCGCATGCCGACCAAGATCGATGACGAAGAGAACGGGCTGAAGCTGGACGAAGAGTTCTACATTCTGGACAAGGCGCAAAAAGCGATCGCCGAGGTCGAGGGGATCGGCGCGTCAATGTCGGCCGCAACGTTCGCCCCCGAGTTTCCTGATCCAAAGCAACGCGGCTTTATTGCCGCCGCCCGCCGCGCTTCGTTCCGCAAAGTCCTGGAAGGGCGACTCGATGAATACGTTGAGATGCACTATCTGAGCATGGCGGAGCAGGGGGATCATCTGTGGCGAATCAGCGCTCGCGTCTCCGCGGCCGATCGCCTGGACTATGGCGACCTAATGGCTCGCGTGAAACAGAGCGTCGACGCGACCCTTGCCGAACATCCCGAAATCGAACCAATCTACTCCGGCTCGGTCCCGTTGGTCTTCAAGGCGCAGACCGAGATGCTCAATGACTTGATCAAGAGCTTCGGCCTGGCCTTCGTCATGATTGCCCTGATCATGATCATCCTGCTTCGCAACGTCCTGACTGGTTTTTTCAGCATGGCGCCGAACGTCTTGCCGACTCTGATCGCCTTCGGCACGATGGGTTGGCTGGGGCTATCGGTCGAGGTTGGATCGCTACTGACCGCCAGCGCCGCGCTCGGCATCGCCGTGGACGATTCGCTGCACTTTATCAGTTGGTTCAATCGCGGAATCGCCGCCGGGTCAACTCGCCGCGAAGCGACTCGCTTGGCCTACGAACATTGCGGCGCTGCGATGACGCAGACGTCGCTGATCTGCTCGTTCGGCCTGCTTGTCTTTGGCCTCAGTTCCTTCGCGCCGATCTCGCGATTCGCCTGGATGATGTTCTCGCTGCTACTGATCGCGCTGCTGTGCGACCTATTTGTGCTACCGGCGATCTTGCTCTGTTTTTCGCGAGAAAAGAAGACGAACGAAAACGCAGCGGGTGTAGCGCCGGCGTCTCCCTCCGAATCGTAA